A part of Gemmatimonadaceae bacterium genomic DNA contains:
- a CDS encoding SusC/RagA family TonB-linked outer membrane protein: protein MLSLRSRWYRLLPLAALIALPGRLVSQAATITGHVTGEGGVPLVGVTVSINGMGLGSMTTTDGRYSFTVPASRVSGQLVTLSARRVGYAPGTAQVTLSAGTITHDFVLTAAALQLEQVIVTGAGTSQVRERIGSTINSVDPAQLQRQSVPQNAISELSGTTPNVRVNTQSGEPGSSAFVLIRGATSVTGTNQPLIVVDNQPIDNSTISTNGGDGSTVAQNRAADLNPNDIESVQILKGAAASAIYGARAANGVILITTKKGASGPTRYTFASTQTFDNVIKTFPLQQQYGQGSNGKPGTCTDPDCNASSLSWGPLLSGVPTFDHGKEIYDTGLTSDNALSVSGGNNRTTFFLSGGLTDQLGMMKGSNNRYDRSTVRLSASHQLLNSLTFGGNFSYFNTRGEYVQKGSNTSGLLLGALRTSPDFNNLPFLDPVSGLHRSYRFPHPTAASITDPRGYDNPFFVLDNPGNRSELGRFLGNMTANWVPTSWIAVNETFGADNYTDSRLESAPLTSSTDPVGFVTRYTINNLEIDHNLTATLSHTFNPNIDARLILGQNLNSRRYRDVYIFGDQLIAPTPFAIQNTVSYTPTETRSLRHIQAYFTQAELDFYNQLHVTAGARDDGFSTFGSGNKTALYPKIDAAWTFTNWLNHGASTGNEWITNGRLRAAYGETGREPPAYAAISALSSTSTFGSGFGDVIGSKQSGQGGLVTGSNLGNPNLKPERDREAEAGLDFGFWGTRSDFSFTFYNKRSTDVILPAPVNAASTGAFTELVNGATLTNKGVELTLNVRPYTSQNVDFSIGGNWARNRGRVESLLEGVQFIPYNTEGFTGAIGSSTVGFAPGVLRGNDWIRCGLGQQQVLPGTGGAVVSVDSACGASAKKGALYLSANGQPVANPDEQVIADPNPKWSGGVNGLLRVGKFQFSTLFDLRHGGQVWDGTRSALDRFGTALETDVRSQQGVFGQNVLAGQAVAGPGAGVVAFKTPADWQAWYTGPGGSAGTVQSQFVEDGSFVKWRELSVIYTLDNAWLHSKMGLSSALIRVAGRNLHTWTKYQGLDPETNLGGAEFLTQGIDFFQNPQTRSFVVSVTLNR from the coding sequence ATGTTGTCATTGCGGTCCCGTTGGTACCGCCTGCTCCCACTCGCCGCGCTGATCGCCCTACCGGGCCGGCTCGTGAGCCAGGCCGCAACCATCACCGGACACGTGACCGGAGAGGGCGGTGTTCCGCTCGTCGGCGTCACGGTGTCGATCAACGGCATGGGCCTTGGGTCCATGACCACCACTGACGGTCGTTATTCGTTCACCGTGCCCGCCAGTCGCGTCAGCGGTCAACTCGTCACACTTTCGGCGCGTCGCGTTGGATATGCGCCTGGTACGGCGCAAGTCACGCTGTCGGCAGGCACCATCACGCACGATTTCGTGCTCACCGCGGCCGCGCTGCAGCTCGAGCAGGTCATCGTCACGGGCGCGGGGACGTCGCAAGTCCGTGAGCGCATCGGCAGCACCATCAACAGCGTCGATCCCGCGCAGCTCCAGCGGCAGTCCGTTCCGCAGAACGCGATCTCGGAATTGTCCGGCACCACGCCAAACGTGCGCGTGAACACGCAATCGGGCGAACCCGGCTCGTCGGCGTTCGTGCTCATTCGCGGCGCCACGTCGGTGACCGGCACGAATCAGCCGCTCATCGTCGTCGACAATCAGCCGATCGACAACAGTACGATCTCGACGAACGGCGGCGACGGCTCGACCGTCGCGCAGAATCGCGCGGCCGACCTCAATCCAAACGACATCGAGTCGGTGCAGATCCTGAAGGGCGCGGCGGCGTCCGCGATCTACGGCGCGCGCGCCGCGAATGGCGTCATCCTCATCACGACGAAGAAGGGCGCCAGCGGCCCGACGCGCTACACCTTCGCGTCGACGCAGACCTTCGACAACGTCATCAAGACGTTCCCGCTGCAGCAGCAGTATGGGCAGGGCTCGAACGGCAAGCCCGGCACGTGCACCGATCCGGACTGCAACGCCAGCAGCTTGAGCTGGGGGCCGCTCCTGTCCGGCGTCCCGACGTTCGATCATGGCAAGGAGATCTATGACACCGGCTTGACGAGCGACAATGCGCTCAGCGTCTCCGGCGGCAACAACCGCACGACGTTCTTCCTCTCCGGCGGCCTCACCGACCAGCTCGGAATGATGAAGGGCTCGAACAATCGCTACGATCGCTCGACCGTGCGTCTGTCGGCATCGCATCAACTTCTGAATTCGCTGACGTTCGGCGGCAACTTCTCGTACTTCAACACGCGCGGCGAGTACGTGCAGAAGGGATCGAACACCTCCGGGTTGCTGCTCGGCGCGCTGCGGACGTCGCCCGACTTCAACAACCTGCCGTTCCTGGATCCCGTCTCCGGCCTGCACCGGTCGTATCGCTTTCCGCATCCGACGGCGGCGAGCATCACCGATCCGCGCGGCTACGACAATCCGTTCTTCGTGCTCGACAACCCCGGCAACCGCAGCGAGCTCGGACGATTCCTGGGCAACATGACGGCGAACTGGGTGCCGACGAGCTGGATCGCCGTGAATGAGACGTTCGGCGCCGACAACTACACCGACTCGCGTCTCGAGTCCGCTCCGCTGACTTCGTCCACGGATCCGGTTGGTTTCGTCACGCGCTACACCATCAACAACCTCGAGATCGACCACAACCTGACGGCCACGCTGTCGCACACGTTCAATCCGAACATCGACGCGCGACTCATTCTTGGCCAGAACCTCAACTCGCGGCGCTATCGCGACGTGTACATCTTCGGCGATCAGCTCATCGCGCCGACGCCGTTCGCGATTCAGAACACGGTCAGCTACACGCCGACCGAGACGCGTTCGCTCCGCCACATTCAGGCGTACTTCACACAGGCCGAGCTGGATTTCTACAACCAGCTGCACGTGACGGCGGGCGCTCGCGACGATGGATTCTCGACGTTCGGTTCCGGCAACAAGACGGCGCTCTATCCGAAGATCGACGCCGCATGGACGTTCACGAATTGGTTGAACCACGGCGCGAGCACGGGCAACGAGTGGATCACCAACGGTCGGTTGCGCGCGGCCTACGGTGAGACCGGCCGTGAGCCGCCCGCGTATGCGGCGATCAGCGCGCTGTCGTCCACGAGCACATTCGGGTCGGGCTTCGGCGACGTGATCGGCTCGAAGCAAAGCGGGCAGGGCGGCCTCGTCACGGGCAGCAACCTCGGCAACCCGAATCTCAAGCCCGAGCGCGATCGCGAAGCGGAAGCCGGACTCGATTTCGGCTTCTGGGGAACGCGCTCCGACTTCAGTTTCACGTTTTATAACAAGCGGTCGACGGACGTGATCCTTCCGGCCCCGGTGAATGCCGCGTCGACCGGTGCGTTCACGGAGCTCGTGAACGGCGCGACGCTGACGAACAAGGGCGTCGAGCTGACGCTGAACGTGCGTCCGTACACGTCGCAGAACGTCGACTTCAGCATCGGCGGCAACTGGGCGCGCAACCGCGGACGCGTAGAGTCGCTGCTCGAGGGCGTGCAGTTCATTCCGTACAACACCGAAGGCTTCACGGGGGCGATCGGATCGTCGACGGTCGGCTTCGCGCCGGGCGTGCTCCGCGGCAACGATTGGATTCGCTGTGGCCTCGGCCAGCAGCAAGTGTTGCCGGGAACCGGCGGCGCGGTCGTGAGCGTCGATTCGGCGTGCGGCGCGAGCGCGAAGAAGGGCGCGCTCTATCTCTCGGCGAACGGACAGCCCGTCGCGAATCCTGACGAGCAGGTGATCGCCGATCCGAATCCGAAATGGTCCGGCGGCGTCAACGGTTTGCTGCGTGTCGGCAAGTTCCAGTTTTCGACGCTGTTCGACTTGCGTCACGGCGGCCAGGTTTGGGACGGCACGCGGTCCGCGCTCGATCGTTTCGGCACGGCGCTGGAGACCGACGTGCGCAGTCAACAGGGCGTGTTCGGGCAGAACGTGCTTGCGGGGCAGGCGGTCGCCGGCCCGGGCGCCGGCGTAGTGGCCTTCAAGACGCCGGCGGATTGGCAGGCGTGGTACACCGGTCCTGGCGGGAGCGCCGGTACGGTGCAGTCCCAGTTCGTCGAGGACGGCAGCTTCGTGAAGTGGCGCGAGCTGTCGGTGATCTACACGCTCGACAACGCCTGGCTGCACTCGAAGATGGGCTTGAGCAGCGCGCTCATTCGCGTTGCCGGCCGCAACCTGCACACCTGGACCAAGTATCAGGGTCTCGATCCTGAGACCAACCTCGGCGGGGCCGAGTTCCTGACGCAGGGCATCGACTTCTTCCAGAATCCGCAGACGCGCTCGTTCGTCGTCTCGGTCACGCTCAACCGTTGA